The window TCCGGTCCTGGCAGAGGAACGGGGCCTGACCAAGCAATCTCCCTCCCGCTACAAATGGATCATCGACCCGCTCGACGGCACGACGAACTTCGCCCACGGATTCCCCGCCTACTGCGTCTCCATCGGCGTGGAATGTGACGGACGAGGGATTATCGGGGTGGTCTACGACCCGACCAGGGACGAACTCTTCAGCGCGCAACTCGGTCATGGCGCCCATTTAAATGGAGCTCCCATTTCCGTGTCCTCAACTGATCATCTCGATCACGCGCTCCTGGTCACAGGATTTGGGTACGACATTCGCGAGAACCCAAACAATAATCTGAATCATTTCGCCCGATTCGCCTTGAAGGTGCAGGGATTGCGACGAACCGGAACGGCGGCCCTGGACCTCTGCTATGTCGCAGCCGGCCGCTTCGATGGATTCTGGGAGGTGAAACTGAACCCCTGGGACATGGCGGCGGGAGTCGTCATTCTCCGCGAGGCCGGCGGTAAGGTCACGGACTTCACAGGCACCACTCACTCCATCTACGGGCAAGAATTAGTCGCGAGTAACGGATCCATCCATCAGGCCATGATCGACGTCCTCCGAGAAGACGTCATTCCCGAATAACCCACGCTCCCGCCGCACCAAGCCAACCAACCGTCTCGACCAGCCACAGGAGCCTACTGGCAGATATACAGACAGAATGACGATGCGGTATGATTCCCGCTCAAGAGGAAGGAGACTCGCGACATGGCACGTTCAACGCCTCCATCGGGACAATCAAACGGGAATCCCCCCCCAGCCCCAGGGACCGAATCGCATAACAGAGACGTAGAATTGCTGCGGGTCCTTGTGAGCCGCAAGGGAACACAGGTCGATGCCCAATGGGCGATTCATCCCCAACTGAAACAGGATCTGCTCCCGCAAGAATGGCAAGAGGTCACAGACCTCATGGCCAAAGTGACCGCGATCGTCGGCACAAAATTTTCTCAGGTCCTCGCGCAAGCAGACCCGGAACCACCCAGCAACGCATAGAGACGAGGGCGAGAGTAAGGAGCTGTCTATGGAGAGCTACTATCATCCGCACGATCTGGGCAAGTTCGCCGAGATGGGCAAGGGGAACCAAGGCCTCTGGGATAAATTCATGGCCTACTACAACGCCGTCTTCGCCGAAGGGGCGCTGACGGAGCGAGAGAAATCCCTCATCGCCCTCGCCGTCGCCCATGCAGTCCAATGCCCCTACTGCATCGATGCCTACACCCAGGCCTCCCTTGAAAAGGGCTCGAACCTCGAAGAAATGACGGAAGCCGTCCATGTCGCCTGCGCCATCCGAGGCGGCTCCTCGCTCGCGCACGGAGTCCAGATGAGGAACGTCGCAGAGAAACTATCGATGTGAATGTGCGCTGCTAGAGGTAGGTGTTTTCGGGAATAGCCAACGTGAAATACTTGCCACGCTCTTCGTAGAGAATTCGTGCGGCCGTTAAAGCAAAGAGCGCCTGATCGATTTCTTCATCGCTGCTCCCGCCCTTGTCCGGCCGCTGCGCCAGCAGAGAGCGAATCTGATCCGTACTCTTGGCCGCCTCGCTACAGACCTCGATAATCCCCGCTGCAGGCCAATCATAACGCATCCTGATCGGGGCCCTGGGATTCCGGCCATCGTAGACCGTGACATAGTCGATCGCCTTCGAGTAGTAGAGGAACGGCCGATCGCTCGAACCGGCCAGTCTCTGCCATTCCTGCACCAGGTCAACCAACTCCTGATAGACTTCTTGATCCACGTTCCAATTATCCAGCTCATATTCGAAATCATAGGCGATCTTTTTCAGATCCACCTGCCGCGCATCATAGACATATTCGTACGCAGTCCCGGGACCGGTGATGCAAACACCATATTCATGGGGCTTGGTGTAATAGGGGCTGAACCGCTCCAGCCAGAACTTCCCGGTCGACTCAGGTGGCTGGAGATGGAATAACGAGGGCAGCAGATCGATCTGCCGGCGGTAGTCCTCGTTCGTTTCACCGGGAAATCCGAGCAGGATATTCCAGGACACCGTGACATGGTAGTAGAAGCTCCACTTGAGGCAGATAATATTCTGCATCGGGGTGACGCCCTTGTCCATCGCCTGCAACTGATTGGCGCTCAGGCTCTCCAGACCCGGCTGCATGCACTTCACGCCCCCGACCGCGAGCGTGCGAATCTGGCTCTTCTGCAAGTTGCTCTTGGTTTCGATGAACAGGTCGAGATCGCAATGGTCCTCCGCAAACCGGCCGAAGAGGTTCTCCACATATTTCATATCGATGATATTGTCCACCAGGCGAAAGCGCGCCGTATCATACCGGCTGGAGAGGTAAGCCATTTCACGGGCCACTTGTTCGGACGACTTGGCCCGAAACTTCATGCTCTGCGCATTCAAGCCGCAAAACGTGCAGTGATGTTTTTCTCCCCACCAACAGCCCCGCGAACCTTCGTAGAGGAGAATCCGATCGAGCCCCTGCGCCGCTTCGCCCAATTCAGCTAGTAGATGATAGTAATCGTCATAGTCCGGCGGACCGGTCTTCGCAAAATCTGAGAAGAGGGCATGGTTCGGAGTGAAGGCGGGTGTCACTCCCTCTCGATAGGCCACGCCATTGGGCACAGTCCCGGACTTTCCCGAGAGGAGATAGCGAACCAATTCAGGGAAGACTTCTTCGCCTTCGCCCACGACCACATGATCGATGAAGGGAAAGGCCCGGAAATATTCCAGCCCCATCTCGCCGTCGTAATTCGCGCCCCCAAACACGATCGTTACTTCGGGATAGAGATCCTTGATGAGTTTCGCCATCGTCAGGCTCGCGACGTTTTGATCAAAGGTCGAGGTGAACCCGACGATTTTATACTGACCCCAATCAATGGAGGTCAGGGCTCCGGTCAAGAACTGCGGCGCGGTCCTCGTCGCCATGTCTTCGAAGAAAGAAACCGACTGGCCGCTGGCCTTGGCCACTTGTTCAAAGACCGGCTTGAACAGACGGGGATACTCAGCGCGCTTAGGATTGTCGCGGAACAGGAGGTAGGAAAAAATCCATTCGCCGAACAGCGCCCGCTTCTCGCAGATCATTTCGTAGAGGGGCACGCCGATCTTGTGGGCAAAGCGCACATTCAGATGGTGGCAATCGACGGAGATCCCCTTCGACTTGAGCAGGGCGGATAATGTGCCCAGTTGAATCGAGGGATACTTCGAATAGCTGAACGGCATATTGACGAGCGCCACCTGGGCCTGGTCACTCATCTGTTGTCTCGTGACATCATAGAAGACTCGTGACTAACTGGCTGCGGCTCGGAATGGCTCGAACGCCCGGTCGGCTTTCGCCGCGAGATAAAAATCGCTCTCTGTCAGGCCATCGATCTTGTGGGTCCAAATTTCAACCCTGCACTTCCCCCAGGCCAGATAGAGATCCGGATGGTGGCCTTCCGCTTCTGCCACAGCGCCAATCTTATTCACATAGGCCAGGGCCTGAGAAAAATCCTTGAACGTATACAAACGCTCAAGATGGCCCGCTTGATTCAGCGACCACCCTTGCCCCAATTCCTTCAGCAACGTCTGCGCGCGATCAACCGTGACTGGTGGCACACCGCCGCGGCAGGGAATACATGTGTTGTCAGCAAGGCTCATAGCGCCACCTCCGGATAGGGGAATCACCGTTGCGGGCCGATCCGATATGAAGCCGTATTCTAAAGGGGCTTCGAGAGGAAGGGCAAGGTGGGGAAACAAGGCCACCACGAAGCTATTGGCCTCGCTTCCCAGACATCGCTCAGTATGGTAGGGAAGGACGGAACACGATGCCATGAGCAATCCATGATCAACGAAGCGGAACAGAAACCCTCCACAGCGAAGATCGGCTGGTTCACAGCCTCCTGTGTGCTCGTGAGCAACATCATCGGTGGAGGCATCTTCACCACGACGGGCTTCATGGCGCGGGACTTGGGCGATCCAACGCTAATTCTGTTCTTGTGGTTCGTCGGAGCGCTCTTTGCTCTCGGTGGCGCCATGGTCTACGGAGAGCTGGGGGCTGCGCTGCCTCATGCAGGAGGAGATTACCTCTACTTACGGGAGGCCTATGGACCGCTGGTCGCCTTTCTCAGTGGCTGGACCTCCTTCACCATCGGATTCGGCGCAGCCCTGGCTGCATCAGCCGTGAGCTTTGCCTCCTATGCCCTGCGTATCGTTCCCCTCGCTGACGAGAGCGGTTGGTTGGGAAGGGGACTCGCCCTCAGCCTCCTCTGGGTTGTCACATTGGTACATTGCGGAGGACTCGGAACAGGCGGACGTATGCAGCGGTTACTCACGACCACCAAGGTCCTCGCCATCTGTTGCTTCATTCTCGGCGGTCTGTTGTATG of the Nitrospirota bacterium genome contains:
- a CDS encoding inositol monophosphatase family protein, encoding MPQPYDQDIPLETVLAVAIDAARQAGAVLADCTRSGFRIEHKELINLVTDADHQAEQRIIDVIHKAFPAHPVLAEERGLTKQSPSRYKWIIDPLDGTTNFAHGFPAYCVSIGVECDGRGIIGVVYDPTRDELFSAQLGHGAHLNGAPISVSSTDHLDHALLVTGFGYDIRENPNNNLNHFARFALKVQGLRRTGTAALDLCYVAAGRFDGFWEVKLNPWDMAAGVVILREAGGKVTDFTGTTHSIYGQELVASNGSIHQAMIDVLREDVIPE
- a CDS encoding RiPP maturation radical SAM C-methyltransferase, which codes for MSDQAQVALVNMPFSYSKYPSIQLGTLSALLKSKGISVDCHHLNVRFAHKIGVPLYEMICEKRALFGEWIFSYLLFRDNPKRAEYPRLFKPVFEQVAKASGQSVSFFEDMATRTAPQFLTGALTSIDWGQYKIVGFTSTFDQNVASLTMAKLIKDLYPEVTIVFGGANYDGEMGLEYFRAFPFIDHVVVGEGEEVFPELVRYLLSGKSGTVPNGVAYREGVTPAFTPNHALFSDFAKTGPPDYDDYYHLLAELGEAAQGLDRILLYEGSRGCWWGEKHHCTFCGLNAQSMKFRAKSSEQVAREMAYLSSRYDTARFRLVDNIIDMKYVENLFGRFAEDHCDLDLFIETKSNLQKSQIRTLAVGGVKCMQPGLESLSANQLQAMDKGVTPMQNIICLKWSFYYHVTVSWNILLGFPGETNEDYRRQIDLLPSLFHLQPPESTGKFWLERFSPYYTKPHEYGVCITGPGTAYEYVYDARQVDLKKIAYDFEYELDNWNVDQEVYQELVDLVQEWQRLAGSSDRPFLYYSKAIDYVTVYDGRNPRAPIRMRYDWPAAGIIEVCSEAAKSTDQIRSLLAQRPDKGGSSDEEIDQALFALTAARILYEERGKYFTLAIPENTYL
- a CDS encoding arsenosugar biosynthesis-associated peroxidase-like protein; the encoded protein is MESYYHPHDLGKFAEMGKGNQGLWDKFMAYYNAVFAEGALTEREKSLIALAVAHAVQCPYCIDAYTQASLEKGSNLEEMTEAVHVACAIRGGSSLAHGVQMRNVAEKLSM
- a CDS encoding 4a-hydroxytetrahydrobiopterin dehydratase, with the translated sequence MSLADNTCIPCRGGVPPVTVDRAQTLLKELGQGWSLNQAGHLERLYTFKDFSQALAYVNKIGAVAEAEGHHPDLYLAWGKCRVEIWTHKIDGLTESDFYLAAKADRAFEPFRAAAS